The following are encoded in a window of Haloarcula laminariae genomic DNA:
- a CDS encoding FlaD/FlaE family flagellar protein: MSSFALVPTLQALAPDVAALVPALVVLLSGGLVGMSIKNMFDSIMSDDESDEDDSGSDDMGGGGLMGDDGGGGGDDLGGLGGLDDDGDDMGGFGDDEFGDMEDATGPDTDELEHRIDELENEVGSLSSTVNTVRTENESISESVDEVQENVRKLLDIYEMVTRGVNPFADDVDAGMGGGGGGMGDGSFGLFDDDGGDDEGEDIDDDVASADAEGFFDEDLVEDDGMAMDDEMSMDDGDDMFDDDLDDGFEDDGGEFDEEFEEEDDMSMDDGLDTDDGNSDDDSDGGKSFAELKDEYESGDAEWAEGEEDEMLDDGDEMLDDDEMLDDSDEMLDGDGFDDGESGLEDDDLFDEVIDEEGDEAGGMAEPEPEPEPTVEAEPEPEPEPEPAVETEPEPEPEPEPTADKTAEPTADSDDGKPYLATMPEGFAADLIIIEWLEFLVSQAGYREASRAIDYYETIGWIDADVADDLADYLRGFDDVADAGDGLTIDHHTESLRYISQLDEDSGAEAVALSKLVGGGSDGIQR, from the coding sequence ATGAGTAGTTTCGCTCTCGTGCCGACGTTACAGGCACTCGCTCCGGACGTGGCCGCGCTGGTCCCAGCGCTCGTCGTGTTGCTGTCCGGGGGCCTGGTCGGGATGAGCATCAAGAACATGTTCGACTCGATCATGTCGGACGACGAGAGCGACGAGGACGACAGCGGCAGTGACGATATGGGCGGCGGCGGGCTGATGGGCGACGACGGCGGCGGTGGCGGCGACGACCTCGGCGGGCTCGGCGGGCTGGACGACGACGGCGACGACATGGGCGGCTTCGGCGACGACGAGTTCGGCGACATGGAGGACGCCACCGGCCCCGACACCGACGAGCTGGAACACCGAATCGACGAGCTGGAAAACGAGGTCGGAAGCCTCTCCTCGACGGTCAACACCGTCCGAACGGAGAACGAATCCATCTCCGAGTCCGTCGACGAGGTACAGGAGAACGTCCGGAAGCTGCTGGACATCTACGAGATGGTCACCCGCGGCGTGAACCCCTTCGCCGACGACGTCGACGCCGGGATGGGCGGCGGCGGTGGCGGCATGGGCGATGGCTCTTTCGGCCTCTTCGACGACGACGGCGGCGACGACGAGGGCGAGGACATCGACGACGACGTCGCCTCAGCCGACGCCGAGGGGTTCTTCGACGAGGACCTCGTCGAGGACGACGGAATGGCGATGGACGACGAGATGTCCATGGACGACGGCGACGATATGTTCGACGACGACCTCGACGACGGGTTCGAGGACGACGGCGGCGAGTTCGACGAGGAGTTCGAGGAGGAAGACGACATGAGTATGGACGACGGGCTCGACACGGACGACGGGAACAGCGACGACGACTCAGACGGCGGCAAGTCGTTCGCGGAACTGAAAGACGAGTACGAGTCGGGCGACGCCGAGTGGGCCGAAGGCGAGGAAGACGAGATGCTCGACGACGGCGACGAAATGCTCGATGACGACGAGATGCTTGACGACAGCGACGAGATGCTCGACGGCGACGGGTTCGACGACGGCGAGAGCGGTCTCGAAGACGACGACCTCTTCGACGAGGTCATCGATGAGGAGGGAGACGAAGCGGGCGGGATGGCCGAGCCCGAGCCGGAACCGGAGCCGACTGTCGAAGCCGAACCGGAGCCCGAGCCGGAACCCGAACCGGCCGTCGAAACCGAACCGGAACCGGAACCGGAACCCGAACCGACGGCCGACAAGACGGCCGAGCCGACCGCGGACAGCGACGACGGCAAGCCCTACCTGGCGACGATGCCGGAGGGTTTCGCGGCGGACCTGATAATCATCGAGTGGCTGGAGTTCCTGGTGAGCCAGGCCGGCTACCGCGAGGCGTCCCGTGCCATCGACTACTACGAGACCATCGGCTGGATAGACGCCGACGTGGCCGACGACCTCGCGGACTACCTGCGGGGCTTCGACGACGTCGCCGACGCCGGCGACGGTCTCACCATCGACCACCACACCGAGAGTCTGCGCTACATCTCGCAACTCGACGAGGACAGCGGCGCCGAGGCCGTCGCGCTCTCGAAGCTCGTGGGAGGTGGCTCGGATGGGATTCAGCGTTAG
- a CDS encoding chemotaxis protein CheD translates to MKVYDGSQTETEQKTEPERLKVGIAEYEVTTDSAVLTTSGLGSCIGIALYDEPTGAAGLVHVMLPTAKDVEGGNRAKFADTGVTELVEALEAVGASTATMQAKIAGGSDMLDFSENGSSIGSRNLEQVRETLAEYDIPIAGEDVGGDHGRSLRLEADSGDLVVKSANMDSVTL, encoded by the coding sequence ATGAAGGTCTACGACGGCAGCCAGACGGAGACGGAGCAAAAGACCGAGCCCGAGCGGCTGAAAGTCGGCATCGCGGAGTACGAGGTGACGACCGATTCGGCGGTGCTGACGACCAGCGGGTTGGGTTCCTGTATCGGCATCGCGCTGTATGACGAACCGACGGGCGCCGCGGGGCTGGTCCACGTCATGCTGCCGACCGCCAAGGACGTGGAGGGCGGCAACCGGGCGAAGTTCGCCGACACCGGCGTCACCGAACTGGTCGAGGCGCTCGAAGCCGTCGGCGCCTCGACGGCGACGATGCAGGCCAAGATAGCCGGCGGCAGCGACATGCTCGACTTCTCGGAGAACGGCTCCTCCATCGGCTCGCGCAACCTCGAACAGGTCCGGGAGACCCTCGCGGAGTACGACATCCCCATCGCGGGCGAGGACGTCGGCGGGGACCACGGTCGGTCGCTCCGGCTGGAGGCCGACTCCGGGGACCTCGTCGTCAAGAGCGCGAACATGGACTCGGTCACGCTCTGA
- a CDS encoding chemotaxis protein CheC produces MNVDIQSLGTFNQLAHEGAKQATQSLAQMTGIDAAVDVTKITLLDREDIGEDLAGRDFVGVQFEYDGVLEGDTVLVFDAESADTIADSMMPGAGEDPAMAQSAVKEIGNIMMSGFIDGWADYLDSTIDHSPPEYIEKSGADVLPEAPEAQDHHQVFVFKSEIEWVGESVNFYIYMLPEYEPLAEAMVESVDTEGDAIPIDKLQTFNEMTTKGTQQAADNVEMMTGIPTDAEVTQISFAPIEDVPKQIGTDTYVGTVVEFTGVPSGYLMVLFDEVSAVNVAEAMMPVEMESDELTEQHEAAIEELGNIMTSGFVDGWANVLQTSVDHTPPKLVHDMGRSIVDPLAAQVGQHQEHAFIIDSTMRTDDIEFSAEIHALPNEQELRAALDDLDVDRADETEADIEQIFE; encoded by the coding sequence ATGAACGTCGATATCCAGTCGCTGGGGACGTTCAACCAACTCGCTCACGAGGGAGCCAAGCAGGCCACCCAGTCGCTGGCGCAGATGACCGGCATCGACGCCGCCGTCGACGTGACGAAGATAACGCTGCTGGACCGCGAGGACATCGGCGAGGACCTCGCGGGGCGGGACTTCGTCGGCGTGCAGTTCGAGTACGATGGCGTCCTGGAGGGCGACACGGTGCTCGTGTTCGACGCCGAGTCGGCCGACACCATCGCCGATTCGATGATGCCCGGGGCCGGCGAGGACCCCGCGATGGCCCAGAGCGCCGTCAAGGAGATCGGCAACATCATGATGAGCGGGTTCATCGACGGGTGGGCCGACTACCTGGACTCGACTATCGACCACTCACCGCCCGAGTACATCGAGAAGTCCGGCGCGGACGTGTTGCCGGAAGCGCCGGAGGCACAGGACCACCACCAAGTGTTCGTCTTCAAGTCGGAGATCGAGTGGGTGGGGGAGTCGGTGAACTTCTACATCTACATGCTTCCCGAGTACGAACCGCTCGCGGAGGCGATGGTCGAAAGCGTCGACACCGAGGGCGACGCCATCCCCATCGACAAGCTCCAGACGTTCAACGAGATGACGACGAAGGGGACCCAGCAGGCCGCCGACAACGTCGAGATGATGACGGGGATACCGACCGACGCGGAGGTCACCCAGATTAGCTTCGCGCCGATAGAGGACGTCCCGAAACAGATAGGCACCGACACCTACGTCGGGACGGTCGTTGAGTTCACCGGGGTTCCCAGCGGCTACCTCATGGTGCTCTTCGACGAGGTCTCCGCCGTGAACGTCGCCGAGGCGATGATGCCCGTCGAGATGGAGAGCGACGAACTGACCGAGCAACACGAGGCCGCTATCGAGGAGCTCGGGAACATCATGACCAGCGGCTTCGTCGACGGGTGGGCGAACGTGCTCCAGACGTCGGTCGACCACACGCCCCCGAAGCTGGTCCACGATATGGGACGGTCCATCGTGGACCCCCTGGCGGCACAGGTCGGCCAGCATCAGGAACACGCCTTCATCATCGATTCGACGATGCGGACCGACGACATCGAGTTCAGCGCCGAGATTCACGCGTTGCCCAACGAGCAGGAGCTCCGGGCGGCGCTTGACGACCTCGATGTCGACCGCGCCGACGAGACCGAGGCCGACATCGAACAGATATTCGAATAA
- the cheY gene encoding chemotaxis protein CheY has product MPDVLIADDSEFMRNLLREILEEDHTIVGEVENGVEAVEVYKEETPDLVMMDIVMPIRDGIEATSEIKSSNPNANVIMCTSVGQEEKMKEAVKAGADGYITKPFQKPSVMEAIEDVVPS; this is encoded by the coding sequence ATGCCAGACGTGCTAATTGCCGACGACTCGGAGTTCATGCGGAACCTCCTGCGGGAGATTCTAGAGGAGGACCACACCATCGTCGGTGAGGTCGAGAACGGTGTCGAGGCGGTCGAGGTGTACAAGGAGGAAACGCCGGACCTTGTGATGATGGACATCGTGATGCCCATCCGGGACGGTATCGAGGCGACCAGCGAAATCAAGTCCTCGAACCCGAACGCCAACGTCATCATGTGTACCAGCGTGGGCCAGGAGGAGAAGATGAAAGAGGCCGTCAAGGCCGGCGCCGACGGCTACATCACCAAACCCTTCCAGAAACCCAGCGTGATGGAGGCAATCGAGGACGTCGTCCCCTCATAG